DNA sequence from the Nicotiana tomentosiformis chromosome 3, ASM39032v3, whole genome shotgun sequence genome:
CTTGTTAAGCTTTTAACTAAGCCCGAATTCAGTATCATCACTGATTTGGCTGTTTGTTCTATCTTTAATTTGCTTATCTAACATCATCAATCACTTATATTCAATTagttcacatatccttaaaaccgcgtataaattcaattgttatccctTTTTAAGGTTAAACAATAATCACCATCATGAAACTCGTATAGtaattctctctctttttttaacGACTTTGAACATGAAAATAAGGAAGATTTTACTGCGATTGTCGATGGAATATCAACTGAGAAGTTTGTTGTCGTTGCCAAAGTGACGATACCAAAACCGCCTCTTCCTATGGTTTTGCCTCTCGTACACATTATTGGATTGGTAATCGCTGCCATTGTATCAATTTTTCTCTTGCTCTCAATAGTAAGTTGATAACCTGGGTTTTTGTTTTTGGTAACTTACTTAAGAGTACGAGTTACATAGTTTTCCTTTTCCCTATTTACATATGATTACGTGTTTCTTGAGTTATAAGGTTTTTGGGGCCGACAAGCTAAAgctaaagtttctaaaatttgtTATTTTCATCTATTGTAATTTGTAACAAATTATTTACCACTTTATTAAGTAATCTGACTAATAGATGTTAATTAATAGGTACAAATTTGATGAGAAGTTCAAAACATCAGTTACTCATTAAGGTAATCACGGCTTTCACAAAGGGCTCACGAGACTATTTATTAATTTtccaattcataaaatatatatgtatacgggtaaaactgaGTTCAATGAGCACCCCGGTTTCCCGGTGAGGCAAATGGAGCAGGAACGTGACTGTAAGGAATCAGAGTCACAGCGAGGAGCCCTTATATCGGGGCTCGAACAAAATACCTGCCCTAGatttaatattttcttttaaatctATCTTAGAGACATGAAGTccagaaatttaaaaataaaaaataaaagaaaaatcttgaattccaaaatattttcgttttcttCACAAGTTTTACTCTCGAAAATTAAAAAGGAAACTCtgaatccaaaaatattttcggaaattcaaaggaaaaaattcaaaatccaaaaatattttctttcctctttAGAAGTCTCTCTtactaaaaatccaaaaaacaaattttaaaaaaatcgaaatccaatttttttctttctctttagaAGTTTTCTTTCAAGAATTCCCAAAaagaaatccaaaatatttttaggagcttttgtgaggttatgagtaaaaaaaagagttagtttatttactttattcccgATCCTCctaaactacgtaatgatctgattcatgcggcggcatgatacgtaggcaacccacaaaaggtttgatcaaaatatttttcaacgatTCTAAGAtcagggatcaaaatgaggcgcgAGTGAAAAGAAAATCAAAGGGAGAGAAGAAAAGAGGAGCATAAATAAGAAGCAACTTGATAAGacgaatgaaacatgaagccttccaAAAGCATGATAGAAATGGTGATAACGTTAGGAGTATGGAatattacgtgtgattcatatctataaaatgcttagccctaacacgtttgttgtctcttatatagtaagcttaaggtggttggtttgtggtaaaACTGGCAACACATTATTACTTCACCAGATATAAGGGAACGGTAGTAATGACTAACAATGATAAAATCGAGTTGGTCATTGACAACCCCTAGGGTTAGTCAGTTGAGCAAGAGTTGGAGGAAATAAGAAGATTGAGACaacaattgtctgatgtatatcaagcttgggtttccggtcagcctccaccccagggtccctcagagggaacttctatcgtacccctggctactcaaccaccgctccatgcaacgaacgatcacattctaccaccagggtatgtgccaaactacatcCTCCACGCTgcccctggtacctctaatgtgcgacctccagtcgcaccggtaAGGAACACCCCTCTCGTCGTGTTTGGCGCACCGGTAAATACAATTCCGCCACCACCTCCTATGATGAGGCCAAACAATGAGCCACCATCTCATACTTATGATGGCCAATAATACTCTCAAAATATGGCTTTCAGGGTCTCAGCTCCAtacaatcagactcctcagtacgagtcaccagtggaaaatgaaaagcctgccaagacggttgagccggatgagatagccataaaaataaaaagtcttgaacagaacataaagaacatacaaggactaggtggtAACAAAATTGCTTCATTCAGTGATCTACGCATGTTCCCTCACAttcatttgccaccagggttcaagaccccaaaatttgagaaatatgatggacatggcgaccctatcgcccatttgaaaaggcattgcaaccagctgaggggtgaaGGTGGAAAGGAAGAATTGATGATagattattttggggaaagtatTGTGTGGGTAGtctccgaatggttcattgaccaagatatctctcactggcatgccTTGGATGATATGGCCCAGGCCTTCGTCAAACATATCCAGTACAACATTAATATTGCACCAGATCgtaattccctgtccaatatgaagaaaagtccgaccgaaagctttagggagtatgccatAAAGTGGAGGGAGAAAGCGGCTAGATTTAAGTCACCCATGGATAATCACGAGTTGATCACTTTTTTTCTAGAggctcaagagcctgattactttcagaacatgatgtccgcgatgggtagaccttttgtAGAAGCAATTAAAAtaggggagatggtcgaaaatggcatCAATACTGGCAGAATtataagtcaagctgctctcaaagtcACCACCCAAACAATCCACAATGGGTAGGGAAGTTTggaaaatagaaagaagaagggtccatgatgacctcgggatccagggaagttcaaagaagGGCATCACACacttatgtgcaagttcagcagagggcaatccagctaccctcaacattattaTCCCCCGCCGATTCCTCAATACTCTGTGGGCCCACTATAgtatacagtgtttaatgctcaatcttATACTTGGACTCCCAATCAATAGGTACGGACACCATTTCCAAGGATCCCCCGAACTTAGCAGCAAAATTTTTGGGCACCCTACAAATCTCGTCtcaggcaggattatggtcgagagcagaggtCAGTGCAAAATTTCACTCCATTGGCTAAATCATACActagtctgttccagaagttgaagtaGATGGGcatgattggacccatcgctccccaccatataCATCTCGATTCACATgagaatatcattcaggtgccccGGGGAATAGCACTAATGACTGTTGGACTCCGAAAAGAGCCATAGATAGAGTCATCGCTGAAAAGTTGATTGTGGTAACAAATGGCAAAGACCCTCCTGATGTGACAAACAACTCGTTGCCATCACATAATggtgttcattttgtgggaatgattggccgagatcaagAATACAAGCCAGTTGGTCGAGCAAAAATGATAGTGGGAATGATTTAAGAAGGAACAtgactggaagtaagtccaagccgagatgtgccgttgattgtgaaaggcccAGAGCTCAGAGAAGGAACCTTTATTTGTTACTAAAATATCAAGGTTAGACGTTCGCTCCAATATTCCAAGCACAAAGTTGTATGTCCTTGGAGGCCACCCCATCACAAGGCAGAAGTAGGGCAGTATGAAGGGAATAACACAGCCGATCATAATCAATCATGCCAAACAACCCCATGTGACAAGCACGAAAACCattccttggaactacaacaaaactgtgatgacctacaaaggcaaggaaatcatagaagaagttggggaaactggaggtttgactcgatcggggaggtgttactctccagatgAGTTGAGGAAGgccaaggaaatcaaagaaggcCAAATGACAATAAAGAAACTAGTAACTAAAGAAGAGGCagaagagtttttgaaaaagCTGAAAGTCCaagattactcaatcattgactaGCTGAGAAAGACTCCTACCCAAATCTCTCTACTATCTCTGCTCATACATTCAGAAGAGCATACCCATGTACTAATCAATATCTTGAatgaggcacatgtctcagagaagaCCACAGTaaatcagttagagaagatggccaatagattttttgaggtgaacagaatcacctttactgatgatgaactccCTGAAGAAGGAGCCGGGCATAATAGGTCTTTACACATGAGTGTCAAATGCGAGGGGCACTACGTAAAGcaagtcatggttgatggaggctcgagcgTAGATGTATTCCCTCTCTCCaccttgcaaagcatgaagatcaatacagacagaATTCGACCCAGTAATGTTCACATTCGGGCTTttgataccattggggagatccgCCTCACCATGACAATTGGGCCggtcgattttgaaattatcttCCAAGTAGtagacatggaaacttcttataactttcatattggaaggccatggatccatatggctcgagctgtgccatccaccttgcatcagatgttcatgTCCGAACATGACAGGCAAGAAATTATtattcacggagaagacgagtcatccatttataatgACCCGTTAATCccgtgtattgaggccaaggaagggtgcgagtccattgtctatcaggctttcgaagtggttgttgtgCACCGTAttgaggaaggaaagcccattCTACATCATGGTCTTTCTGCCATATCTATAATGATGGTTGCACTTATgttgagacaaggttatgagctaGGAAAAGGCTTGGGGGCATCATTTCAAGGAATTTCGAAACCCATCTCTCCCTTTAGTAACAAGGGTACTTTGTcttaggcttcaggccaacacaagcagacgAAGACAAAGTCATGCACCGCAAAAATCATGGGACagtcttgcagcaacctatccctcatattttctacacttttgtcaagAAACGACTCCAAGAGGGTCAAAATTCCTCGGTGCaggcaaacattgatgaaatttgccatggcctcagcTAGAttttttctgaagtgaatatgatccagacTGGAGAAGGCTTACTAATCGTACCGATATGTAACTAATTGACCCAGACACCAGGTTCAACAACTGGGAAACAAATCTTGTCCTCACAAGGAAGGAGTCTCAGAAGTTTGCTTTTACAGTCTCCTTTTTGTATTTAGGTTACTTTTAGGGTTGTAATAAAAACAACTCAGTTTGCTTGTTTTGTTTAGATATAAATCcctctatcctttcaaattcaataaaaatGCAATTCAGTTTCGTATTAAGTTCtgtatcttttctttttttctaatTCCTATCATTTTGTTTCCATTTCATTTTTGTTAACGCCGgatttaataacatgacatgcatgcagaaTTCACTCCCAGATCTTTAAAAGCTATTTAATTTTCAAGTAATGTATCAAAAGGTTGAATATGATAAAAATGAGGTTGTTGAGGAAATAGAAAGAGAATTGGAagaatttgaaaacaagcctaagccAAACCTTAATGAAACTTAGCCAATTAACCTTGGAAGTCATGAAGAAATTAGAGAAACAaggataagcattcacactgaacaaaaaaccagagatgccttgattcaacttcTATTTCAATACAGAGATGTGTTCGCTTGGTCTTATGTGTGTTGAtctagtggttcataagcttcccgtgtatcctgattttccaccagtccaacaaaAGCAACGAAAATTTAAAACAGATATGAGTGACAAAATCAAATAGGAAATAATGAAACAACTGAGCACCAATGTGGTCAGGTCTGtccgatacaccacctgggtggaaAATGTTATGCATGTGCCAGAGAAGGATGGAAAAATCAGAGTTTGCATTGATTATAGAgacttgaacaaagcaagtccaaaggataattttcctttaaCAAACATCCACATTCTTGTGGATAATTGCACAAAGCATGAGATATATTCATTCATGGATTGCTATGttgggtaccaccagattctaatggctGAGGATGATGTAGAAAAGACagctttcaccactccatggggtacatattgctatagggtcatgccattcgatTTGAAGAATGTAGGGGaaacttacatgagagccatgactactATTGTTTACAACattatgcacaaagagattgaaatATATGTCGATgctgtcatcataaaatcaaagacatagGCTGATCACGTGCGCGATTTGAAATAGTTTTTCGAACAGTTGCAAAGGTATGACCTTAAGATCAATCCAgccaagtgtgcatttggggttccaTTTAGGAAGctcctcggttttatagtcagtcgtagaggcatcgaattggatccttctaagataaagtccattcgagatttgccacccccgaagaacaaaactgacgtcatgagtttgctcgggaggttgaactacatcagtaggttcattacTCAACTCACAACCACGTGCGACCTCATCTTTAAGTTCTTAAAAAAGGATGTTACTGTTAAATGGACAAGCGACTACCAAAAAGCATTCGATAGGATCAAAAACTATCTGTCgaaaccccatgtactggtcccATCTGAACcaggtaggcctttgtttttatatctatcggtcatggataattcctttggatgcgttctggggcaacatgatgcgatAGGCAAAAAGGAACAGGCaatctattatttgagcaagaagttcacaaattatgaggttaagtataccctTTTAGAAATGACTtgttgtgctttgacttgggttgctcagaagttgaggcattatcttttggcctacactacttacctcaaaTACAGAATGGATCCTTTGAAGTACGTCTTCCAAAAGCATATGCCCACTAGCAGACTCGCAAAATGGTaaatcctgctcacagagttcAACATCGTCTTTGTCACTCGCACCGTAATGAAAGCACAAGCTTTTGCTGATCATTTGgtagagaatccagttgatgatgactATGAGCCACTAAGCACATACTTCCtagacgaagaggtcaactcaatagatgAAGTAGTTTTGGACAACAACTATGCAtgaaaaatgtattttgatggggctgtcaatatcaaaggagtagggatcggggcaatcctcatctaTTGGACAATATTACCCTATAACAGCACGACTTCGATTgttctgtaccaataatatgaCGAAATACGATGCTTGTATCATGGGTCTGAAAATGGCtctcgatctggatgtgcatgaactattggttatgggagattctgatttacttatccggcaagcccaaggtaAATGGGAGACTTGAGACATCAAGATTattccatatagacaatgtgtgCAAGACATGAGAAAAAGATTCAAATCTATTAAGTTTAGGTACATTCCTAGGTTTCACAATGAGCTAGTCGATGTCTTGGCTACCTTAGCCTCGATACTCCCTTATCCAGGCAACACTCATATTGATCCATTGtaaatccaagttcggaatcaacacggttactgcaatacaattgaggcagaaccagatggtgaaccatggtatcatgatataAAACGATTCCTAAAAACAAGGGAGTACCCAAAGCATGCCAAAGGAGataaaaaagaactataaggcagCCCGCTGGTGGTTTCTTCCTGAAtagggaaattttgtacaaaaggaccccagatttaaACTTGGTGAGATGCATAGATTCCATAAAAGCTTAACAGATCATGAGGGAAGTGCATTCGGGGGTGTGTGGGCCTCatatgaatggatatgttttggcaaaGAAGATTTTACGggtagggtattattggcttactatggagcgagattgcttcagttttgttcgcaagtgtcaccaatgccagattcatgtcGACCTAATTCACTCGCCTCCGTCGTATTTGCATCCTATGTCCTATCCTTGGCCTTTAGtttcttggggaatggatgttactGGGCCAATTGAACTAAAGGCTTCAAACGGGCATATATTCATTTTGGTcgccattgattacttcaccaagtgagTGGAGGtagtcactttcaaagcagtcaccaagaaagtaGTGGTAGATTTTTTTCAATCCAACATCATTTGTCGCTTTGGTATCTCAaagaccattatcactgacaacaCATCCAATCTAAATAATCATTTGATGAAGGaagtatgcgagcaatttaaaattgttcATCGCTATTCTACCCCTTACTGTCTAAAAGtcaatggagccgttgaagcggcaaataagaacatcaagaatattcttaggaagatgatccaagggtcaAGGAAATGGCATGAAAaattgccttttgctcttttgggaaaCCGCACGACTGCTTACACATCTGTGGGTGAAACTCCTTATCTActggtttatggaactgaagttgtaataccggctgaagtcaAAATTCCCCCTCTCCGAATCATTGTGGAATCAGATATTGAAGACACTAAGTGGGTCAAGACCAGATTAGAACAGCTaatgttgattgatgaaaaatggtTAGCGGTAGTGTGTTTTGTCCATTTATACCAGTAAAGAATGGCATGCGCTTataacaagaaagtgcgtccaatGCACTTTGAGGTAGGCTAGCTCATTTTGAAACGCATCCTTCCGCACTAGGTAGAAGTTAAGGAAAGTTCGCCCTAAACTagcaaggaccctacatcatcaagaaagtattACCAAAAGGGGATTttcacttggtagatgaagaaggactagAACCAaacatgactattaatgcagatgcagtcaaaagatattacgtttgatatatacccactgcggaactttcacgcatgattttctCAAATCGAGATAACGAAGGCTATCATTGCTCATGATCTCAAATaggtgtcacccttttgttaaccCTTTTGAGGTGTATTTGTCGTCTTTGTTTTCCCTCTTTTTGGAACCTGTGTACTTGTAAaaggaaaaatgaaaaagaaaaaaaaatgaaaaaaaaattgaaaaaaaaaagagaaaagaaaaatcaaacaACAAATCTTCTAAGTTagtgaactacgtccgacctgattccgaaagaatatgtaggcagccttaccctgcattcgGTCCCATCACAAcaaaaaatccatattcccaataatccaaaactggggcagaagtttgttttatTTTACACTTTTTTCTGTAAAaacagttccaaaagttgtaattcagttcaaggttcttttTGCCTTTTCCCTGTTAGGAACTTCTGATTGATCTTTGAGAATGTTTGAAGTCCCCGTGACAAGGGCGTTTAGCAACCTTCCGCATACATTATCTTAGTCAAAAACAAAAATgtgagagtcttatcggtgaaaacccatatgggcactgtaaggcgacagcgagtagagaaatgagagagtcttattggtaaaaacccatatgggcaccataaggcgacggTGAGTAGaaaaatgagagaggtcagttagtgaaaacccgcaaagggtgcTACTtgccgaatgagggtcttcgatactccggcatgagcacaaccaagacagtTTCAAAATGAACATTTGCGAtagattttgagaattagacagcacAAACGGATCAGGCGTCTAGTataaaatgcatgtcatgattcattgaagtcagcACAcacctccagataagtctccctATCCCTcaccccgaaagggacaccttttgttTAGACAAAATTCCTTTTTTCTTACTTTCAATTGCTCTTATGTTTTTTCCTATAATTTTTCTTTGAGTCCATTTCGGTCTAATATTGCATCAAAAGCTAAGCAAAGAAATGGCTGCAAAACTGGCTACAGTTTTACCGTAATACCTAGCACAATTTGGGGCATATACGACATTGACAAAGGCACGAATATGTTTGCGATCTCTTTTGCTAAGCCGAACAAAGtgtcaaagaaactgaaaaggtcacctaagcaagacttgcttcatgtgaaaagttgataagcactacataCACAAACTAATATTgggtgcaagacaactaagtttgattttaaagaaaaaaaattctagCTTTAGGGACAAGGATTAGCGATACTATGGATATCTGGGTATGAAACAGTCGGGGCAACATCTGAAATCCAAGGTCTCTAGAAAGCGATATAGAGTATCCGAGCATCTTGGTACTAGTATGATAGAATCAGTTATTCGACAACGGAGTGGCCGTGAATTCGAACTCCTTAGGGCATCAAGACAACAAACCAACCACCACtttgaaaactcaaaaattttctttgtttggatCAGGAACAAAGTAGTGCAGAATGGTGATTgtcaaaggacgaatgtcaccaaaagGTAAGTTCCTCAAAATAtccattttcttttgttttcaacATGCATCACTACTATTCATACCTCTCATTTTTGTAGCTTAACTCCGGTAGAACTatttagcctagggggatccagctcatagtttcgggtagaagtatctTTCGctgatgttgttttacgtagcttaacctaggtagaacctttttgcctaggggaatccaccttttatttttgggtagaagtactcttcgctcgggctattttacgtagcttaaccaaggtataaccttttcgcctagggggtccAACTCATATTTTTGAGTAGAAGTATTATTTGCTCAGGctcttttacgtagcttaactcggatagaaacttttcgcctagggggatccaactcatatttccggCTAAAAGTACTATTCAATAAgcctgttttacatagcttaacccaggaagaaccttttcgcctaggggatccaactcatagtttcgggtagaattactcttcgctcaggctgctttttgtagcttaacccaggtagaacatttttgcctagggggatccagctcctatttccgggtagaagtactcttcacccaggcttgcttttcgtagcttaacctatgtagaacttttttgcctatggggatccagctcatatttccgtcacgacccaatttcacctataggtcgtgatggcacccaacatcacagctaggcaAGCTAACTAGTGAATCAAACATATATTTATTCCGTTAATAATTTTTGAGTAATTAAACTCGtcttacttgcaagatttaagaaacaaaaatataaaaggtTCTGATTaaataaaaccaagaaaatacttAATctacaattctactagtgtgtgtgccaagacttggtgtcacaagtacatgagcatctagtagattatacaaaaaaaatccaaaatactgtCTGAACAAAAAATAGACAGAAAACAAATACAAAGGGAGGcactaggtgctgcagaacggctcaggagaagcagctcaccactaggtctCGAGATAGCGTGGGTGCACACCGGTAGGACCACCTAAGGTTCTTGtcttagatcctgcacaaaagtgcagcaagcgtagcatgagtacataaaaaatgtgtacccagtaagtatcaagtctaatctcgaagaagtagtgacgagaggtcgactttgacactcactatgggtcaataatattaaaatataaatatttaaatggacatggtttatgtgaataacaataattctctTAACAAgcggaaataaataattctttcaaattcaataatttccaattaatCGTTTATCTTCACAAGTTGCAATAGGatgtcaaggtatcgtgtaattattattattaagcatgatttctgccgaggtcgtacggcccgatccagagtgttgtgtacactgccgagggacgtgcggcaagatctatagatgcatctatactgccgaggcattcggcccgctccacaagaaaggaggacattttcttatgaacctccggaatgagaagttattataagactaacacataaggatgtacaatttctactaacagtcaagtaatttgcacaaaaattcaagtatgtgaaatttcgatcttttactatttcctctaacaattttcaatataattccagtactttaattaaataaaggatgcaattattacaagtaattcatgatttgaatcctaaactacccgaacatagaataattagtagctacacacggacattcgtcatctcgtgcgtacgtaacccccccccccccaattagcaataattattaatttaaataacCTATAGGGTAAATTCTTTCTTAcaatattagacaagagactaactttgtctcaaagttcacttcccgatcacaacatCGCGTTAAAGCCTTACTTCGGAGACGAAAAAACtaaaactagccaaatgttatataaaataattaatacacacttaacaattcaaaattagataattacccgacccaaaatagtaaaattcctaaaattcatcccgggcccacatgctcggattccggaaaatcgttacccataatcttaggaactcaaatatacaatttttatcccattccataaccattttcggggttaaaatctcatttttatcagagcctaggtttttcatctaaacccttgatttcaacagtttacatgttataatctacccataatctatgtatttaactcacaataggtagaattaatttaccttcaagttgctagttgaaatcccctctcaaaaagctccacaatcgcccaaaacatgaagaaaatggGGTAAAAATACGCAACTCcagacttaaatgaaggttctgccttatgcgatttttgcacctgcggaaggacAACCGCACTTGCGGTTCCACACCTACGGAAAAATCCTCACAGGTGCGCATTTCTCCATTTGGCCTGGCTCCACACCTGCGGTCAAGGGTGCCGCTTCtgcgcatccgcaggtgcgaccaaagccTTCACACTTGcgccatttccgcttctgcgcctacgccttcgcacctgcgtgctcgCAGGTGCACCCAAAATTCCGCACCTATGGTTGATGTCCTTCCCTCacctccttcgcacctgcgactggtggCTCGCCCCTGCGACTgcccatgcgcaggtgcgatcgcaccagaagcTGAAAGCTTCagcttttcttccaagtccaaaattggtccgagacTCATCCGGTAAACACCCGaggcccgcccgaacataccaacaagtttgaaattataaaacggacttactcgaaccctcggaacgtgtaaacaaatatcaaaactaagaatcatacctcaaaccaaattgattcaacttagaattttcaaattcttcaaacttactccga
Encoded proteins:
- the LOC117277043 gene encoding uncharacterized protein translates to MTKYDACIMGLKMALDLDVHELLVMGDSDLLIRQAQVNGAVEAANKNIKNILRKMIQGSRKWHEKLPFALLGNRTTAYTSVGETPYLLVYGTEVVIPAEVKIPPLRIIVESDIEDTKWVKTRLEQLMLIDEKCSKSCNSVQGSFCLFPVRNF
- the LOC138908149 gene encoding uncharacterized protein, which translates into the protein MAFRVSAPYNQTPQYESPVENEKPAKTVEPDEIAIKIKSLEQNIKNIQGLGGNKIASFSDLRMFPHIHLPPGFKTPKFEKYDGHGDPIAHLKRHCNQLRGEGGKEELMIDYFGESIVWVVSEWFIDQDISHWHALDDMAQAFVKHIQYNINIAPDRNSLSNMKKSPTESFREYAIKWREKAARFKSPMDNHELITFFLEAQEPDYFQNMMSAMGRPFVEAIKIGEMVENGINTGRIISQAALKVTTQTIHNG